Proteins encoded by one window of Manihot esculenta cultivar AM560-2 chromosome 10, M.esculenta_v8, whole genome shotgun sequence:
- the LOC110624676 gene encoding MDIS1-interacting receptor like kinase 2, whose product MWKQYAKIYVNITLFLACLISASLLLYRWLKIKNSQPKPKESRNGDIFSVWNYEGRIAFEDVIEATEDFDIKYCIGTGGYGSVYKAQLPSGRVIALKKLHKMEAEEPSFDKCFKNEVKLLTEVRHKNIVKLYGYCLHQRAMFLIYECMEKGSLFYVLRNEDEAAKLGWRKRVNIVKGIAHALSYLHHDCSLPIVHRDISSNNILLNSDWEAIISDFGTARFLYLDSSNQTVLAGTRGYIAPELAYSMMVNEKCDVYSFGVVALEIIMGEHPGELLSLLPSLPSDSNIMLKDVLDSRLLALNNHVVAQSVILVVKLALACLRSNPKSRPTMKQVCRELVVHKPVPLPQLLQQIPLWHLMHQHICILEQN is encoded by the exons ATGTGGAAGCAGTATGCAAAGATCTATGTTAACATTACCTTATTTCTTGCCTGCTTGATTAGTGCATCGTTACTCCTCTATCGTTGGCTCAAAATCAAGAATTCACAACCTAAGCCAAAAGAATCAAGAAATGGAGACATATTCTCTGTATGGAACTATGAGGGAAGGATTGCCTTTGAAGATGTCATTGAAGCTACTGAGGATTTTGACATCAAATACTGCATTGGAACAGGTGGCTATGGTAGTGTTTATAAGGCACAACTTCCAAGTGGTAGAGTAATTGCATTGAAGAAACTCCACAAAATGGaagcagaggagccaagttttgACAAATGTTTCAAGAATGAGGTGAAACTGTTAACAGAAGTTCGTCATAAGAACATTGTCAAGCTTTACGGTTATTGCTTACATCAAAGAGCAATGTTCTTAATTTATGAGTGCATGGAAAAGGGAAGTTTATTCTATGTCCTAAGAAATGAAGATGAAGCAGCGAAATTAGGTTGGAGAAAAAGGGTGAACATTGTGAAAGGAATTGCACATGCTTTATCATACTTGCATCATGATTGTAGTCTACCAATTGTTCATCGAGACATTTCAAGCAACAACATTTTATTGAACTCTGATTGGGAGGCTATTATATCTGATTTTGGAACAGCAAGATTTCTTTATCTTGATTCATCCAATCAAACTGTACTCGCAGGCACTCGCGGTTATATTGCTCCAG AGCTTGCATATAGTATGATGGTGAATGAGAAATGTGATGTGTATAGCTTTGGAGTGGTGGCGTTGGAAATAATTATGGGAGAGCATCCTGGAGAACTTCTTTCTTTGTTACCTTCATTGCCATCAGATTCAAACATAATGTTGAAAGATGTATTAGATTCTCGTCTCCTTGCTCTCAACAACCATGTGGTTGCTCAAAGTGTGATTCTTGTGGTCAAATTAGCATTGGCATGCCTGAGATCCAACCCAAAATCTAGACCAACAATGAAGCAAGTGTGTAGAGAGCTTGTTGTTCACAAGCCAGTTCCATTGCCTCAACTTCTTCAACAAATTCCTCTGTGGCATCTGATGCATCAACACATCTGCATTCTGGAGCAAAATTAA